From the Niveibacterium microcysteis genome, the window GCGTGGAGTTGTACACCGCCGTCGTATCCGCCAGGGGGAAGGCAATCTGCGAGGTGGCCGTTGCCGTCACCTGCAAGTTGTCGGCCAGATAGATCTGGAAATGCACATGCGTGATTCGCCCGGCATACCAACCCGGGTAGATCGTCGTGAACGTGACTTCGCCATTGGTGTCCGACACCTGGATGCCACGCAGGAACGTCTGCCCCAGCGTATTGCCGTTCGTGCTCGTGCTGTAGCCGGAATACACGCCGTCCTTGTCGCAATGCCAGACGTACACCGCTGCGTTGGCGATCGGTGCGCAGCTGCCATTGACGTTCACCAGTTTCAGCCGAAGCGTCAGGGGTACACCAGTCTTGCCTTCGGTGATGTCTTGCCGAACCATCGCCGCGTTGCTCAGGATTGCCAGCAAGGGATACAGGCCCTGCGTTTCCTGCGGAATGATCGCGCAAGCGCCCGCGCTACCGGCGCTGCCAGCGGCGCCGGCGGAGCCCGTCGTAGTTGTCGTGCTGGTCGTATCGGTGGCGCCTGTGCTGACCGTACTCGACGTCGCTGTTGTGCCCGTCTCCGACCCGCCACACCCCCACACCACCGCCGCCCCCAGCGAGCCGATCGCGCCGAGCAATCGGCGCCGTTCCGACACCGTTGCAGGCTCGTCGGTATTCTTGCTGTCCATCATCACGCTCTCCCCCTATGGTCAGTTCGCCCTGCGCGCTTGTCGCGCCGGCAAGGCTCAGCCTAACCAGCGCACGGCACCGCCGCCGTGACCCGACCATGCGTGGATGTTTCCCGATGTGAATCAAATGCAAACCGTGCGCCGGTTGGCACATACCGGGCCAACGCGCGATCATTGCGCCTCCACACGCCTCGTGAACCATGCAGGAGATTGCCCCATGAGCGGCCCCCAGAGCGGAATCCTCGCCCCACTGCCCCCAGCGGCCCGTTACCTGAGTTTTTCCTTACTGCAGGGCACCGACGCGCGTGCCGCGCTGCGTCGCCTGGCGGCCGAAGTCGACGGGGAGCGTTGTGTGCTGGGTATCGGCGCAACTCTGGCGAACGCCCTGGGCCGCCATATCGAAGGGCTGACAACATTCCCGAACTTCTCTGCGGCGGGTGTCGAACTCCCCGCCACGCCCGCCGCACTCTGGCTCTGGCTGCGCGGCGAAGACCGGGCCGCACTGCTGCAGCGCGAGCGTCACATCACAGCCCTGCTGGCAGACACCTTCGTGCTTGAACATTCGCTGGAGGCTTTCGTCCACGGTGGCGGGCGTGATCTGACCGGCTATGAGGATGGCACCGAAAACCCGCAAGGCGACGCTGCTGTCGCCGCTGCCATCGTCGCGGAAGATGTGCCGACACTCGCCGGCTCATCCTTCGTCGCGGTCCAGCAGTGGCTGCACGATTTCAAGCGCTTCGAAGCAATGCCGAAATCGATGCAGGACAACGTGATCGGGCGGGAACGTGAATCGAATGAAGAACTCGACGACGCACCGGATTGCGCGCATGTGAAGCGCACCGCGCAGGAGAGCTTCTCACCGGAGGCCTTCGTGCTTCGGCGCTCGATGGCGTGGATTGAGGGCGATCGCGGCGGTTTGCAGTTCGTCGCCTTCGGCGCTTCGTTTGCGGCTTTTGAGGCGCAGCTCAGGCGCATGTGCGGCGCCGAGGACGGCATCGTCGACGGCCTGTTCCGCTTTACCCGCCCTCTCACCGGCGCCTACTTCTGGTGCCCGCCCATGCGGGCCGGCGCACCGGACCTCCGCCTGCTGGGCGTCTAACGCCTTGACCCCTGCGCCGGCTCAGGCCGGCGCAACCACCATCGCGCGGGCGACGACCGACTCTACGGCCAGCTCGGTGTGGTCGCACTGAATGATCGTCAGCGGACGTTGCTGCAACACGCTGAGCGCCTGTCCGACGGCAATGCCATAGGCGAGGAACTGGTCCTGCAGCAGGGTATCCAGCGTGGCATCGAAGCCACGGAATCGGACGGTGGCACCGGGGGTGGCGTCGGCTAGACGCATTTCGTTGGGGCTCATCGCGGCTTACCAGAAGTGCTTCAGGATCATGTTGAAGATGCCGCCGACCAGGAAGGCTGTCGGCATGATCAGGCCCAGCATCGCGGCGGCGATCTTGCCGCCCTGCTCCTTGATGACGATCATCACGCTGGCAATGCACGGTACGAAGAGGGTGATCGTGATCATGCCGACCACCGTCTGCAGCGGCGACAACTGGTGGCCAAGCGCGAACAGGCCGGTGGCGCCGAAGTCGCGCCGCAGGAAGCCCATCACGAACGCCGCGCTCGCCTCCTTCGGCAAGCCGAGCCAGCCGGTCACCAGCGGCTCGCCCTTCTCGATGATCCACGGCAGCGCGCCCACGCGATCCAGCACGAACATCAGCAGCGTGCCGAACAGGAAGAGCGGGATCACTTCAACGAGATACCACTTCAGGCGGCCCGCGGTCTTCTTCATCACGTTGCCGATCACCGGCAAGCGCATCGGCGGCATCTCGGTGACCAGCGGAATGCGGCGGCCCGGGATCAGCTTCGCCGCGAGCCAGCCGGAGGTCAGCAGAATCAGCACGACCGAGCTGAGCCAGATCAGCGTGGCCGAGAAGGAAATGCCCGACAGCATGCCCATCACCACGCCCAGTTGTGCCGAGCACGGAATCGCCAGCGCGAGCAGGAAGGTCGAGATCACGCGCTCGCGTTTGGTGTGCAGGATGCGCGTCGTAAGCGTCGCCATCGTCACGCAGCCAAGCCCCAGCACCATCGGCAGCACCGCGCGGCCATTCAGGCCGATCAGCGAGAACGCGCGGTTCGCCAGCACCGACAGGCGCGAGAAGTAACCCGAATCTTCCAGCACCCCGAAGGCCAGGAAGAAGGTTGTCACGATCGGCAGGATCAAGGCGAGCGCGTAAGTCATGCCCATGGTCCACAGCCCGTACTGCCCGACCATCAGGTCGGCAACCCATTGCCACGGCACATGCGCCCGAACGAAACCTTCCATCGCCGGGTTCAGGATTTCACCGAACAGATTCTTCTCGGTCAGACCGACCAGGAAGCTCGCGCCGAACACGCCCACGAACTCATACACCGCGAACAGCACCAGCAACAGAATCGGCAAGCCCCAGATGCGATGCACCGCAAGCCGCCCGAGCCGCGTCGAGAGCAGCTTGGCTTTCGGCACTTCCTTCCGCAGATAAGCGCCAGCAAGGCGATCAGCCTCCGCCGCGCGAGCCTGCGCCAAAGCGGTGGACAGGGGTTCGGGACTGGCCGATTCGGCGGCCTCGCGCAAAGCGATCAACTGTTGCGCCTCGGCCCCCAGATGTGCGGCGAGCCAGCGTTCGACTTCGGCATCACGGCCGAGGAACAGCACCGCGAGGCCACGTGGCGCCAGCGGGGTCTTCGGTAGCCGGGCGGTGATCCAGTCCGCCGCCTGCATCACGACCGCTTCCACCGCATCCGGGTAGCGGAAGCGATGCGCCGGCCCTTGGCTGGCGTACGCATGCTTGAGCGCTTCCGGCAGGCGCTGCAGGCCTTCGCCGCTGGTGGCAACCGTTTCAATCACCGGCGCGCCAATCGCTTTCGAGAGGCCCTGCAAATCGACGCCAACGCCGCGCGCCCGCGCCTCGTCCGCCATGTTGAGCGCCAACACCCAGGGCAAGCCCAGGTCGGCAAAAACGAGCGACAGCGCCAGCGTGCGGCGCAGGTTCTTCGCGTCACCCACCTGCACCAGCGCACGCAGATTTTCGTGCAGCAACGCGCGCATCGTCGCGTGCTCGTCGTCCGAGCGGGCCGGCAGGGCCAGGACCCCGGGCGTATCCAGCACTTCGGCGCCACGTTCGAAACGGGCCGAGGCGCGTGACACATCGACCGTCGTCCCCGGGTAGTTCGACACGTTCACATAAGTGCCGGTCAACCGGTGGAACACCACCGACTTGCCGACGTTCGGGTTGCCAACAAGGGCGAAGACCCCTGGTGTGGCGCCGTCTGCCGCCGAGGCGGCCTGACGGTCCAGCGTGGCCGTGTCGTTGGTGCAATGTGTCATGTACGCTACCTGCAGAATCGGGTGGATCAGCCGTGGCGGCGTTTCGGAGTAGAACGCCAACGCGAATCGTTATCAATTATATATCGCCTGCACCCACATGCAGGATTGTTTTGTATCAAGCACTTGCCGATGCCAACACCACAAACACGTACTGCACTGATCGCCGGAGCGACGGGCCTGGTTGGCCGCGAGCTGCTCGCAATGCTGCTCGCATCGCCCGAATATGGCCGCGTGGTCGCGCTGGTGCGGCGCCCCACCGGCTTGCAGCATGCGAAGTTGCACGAGCAGATCGTCGATTTTTCTGCCCTGCCGTCGGATACGCCAGACCTGCGGGCGGACGACGTTTTCTGTTGTCTCGGTACAACGATCCGCGTAGCCGGCTCGCAGGCCGCCTTTCGCGCCGTCGATCACGACTATCCGCTCGCACTCGGCCTACTCGCAAGAAAAATGGGGGCGCAGCACTTCCTGCTGATATCGGCGCTTGGCGCCGATGCGGCGTCCAAAGTGTTCTACAACCGAACCAAGGGCGAGACGGAGCGCGATCTCGCGAACCTTCGCCTGCCTGCGTTGTGGTGCATGCGGCCGTCCCTGCTTGATGGCCATCGCGCCGAATCCCGCCCGGGTGAACGAGTGGCGCTGGTATTCGGTCGCGCCGTCGCGCCTTTGATGCTGGGGCCGCTACGGCGCTATCGCCCCATCAGCACCGTGGCTGTTGCGCGCGCAATGCTGCGCTGCGCGCTCGGCGAGGGGCCGGCGCCGGGCGCGGTGGAATCGGAAGAGATCGCGCGTCTGGGTGAAGCCTAGTCCAGCGTCAACACCGCGCCGGCCACCGGCGTCTCCGCAGTGATGCCATAGCGCGCATGGACGGCCGCAGCCAAGCCGGCGCGCGCCGGGTCCTCTCCGTGCGTCAGCACCACGCGCGGATGCCCGGCGGCCAGCGGGGCCAGCCAGTCGAGCAGGCCTTCGCGGTCAGCGTGGGCAGAGAAGCCTTCGAGCTGTACCACTTCAGCACGCACCGCGATCGTCTCGCCGAAGATCTCGACCTCGCGCGCGCCTTCAGCGAGTTGTCGGCCGAGGGTGCCGGGCGCCATGTAGCCGGGCAGGATCACGAGGACATCCTCGCGCCACAGGTTATGGCGCAGGTGGTGCAGCACGCGGCCCCCTTCGCACATGCCCGCCGCGCTCATGATCATGCAGAACTCGCCGCTGACATTCAGCAAGCGCGATTCGGCCGACGAATCAACGACCCGCAGCGTGTCCGGCAACTGGCCTCGACGTCCGAGCCGTTTGGCCTCCAGATCATGCAGTTCGCCGTGGCGGGCGTAGATCGCGCCGGCACGCGCAGCCATCGGGCTGTCGAGGAACACCGGGAACGCCGGCACGATGCCATCACGGAACGCGTGCGCCAGCTCGTACAGCAGTACCTGGGTGCGCCCTACCGCGAAGGCCGGCACGATCATGCGCCGGTGCTCGGCCACGGCCCGGCGCAATAGTGCGTGGAAGCTCGCCAGCGTATCGGCACGCGGCGGCCGGCTGCGGTCGCCGTAGGTGGATTCGAGGAACACGACATCGGCTCGCGGCGGCGTTTCGGGGTCACGCAGAATCGGCGCATCGCGCGTGCCAAGATCGCCGGAGAACACCACCGTCAGCGGCGGCTTGCCTTCCCGCGCGATCTGCATCTCAACGCTGGATGAGCCAAGGATGTGACCGGCGTCGAAGAAGCGGATCGCCACGCCCGGCGCGATTTCCCGCTGTTCGCCGTAGGGCAACGCAACGAATCGGCGGACCAGGCTCTCGACGTCGTCCACCGTGTAGAGCGGGCTTTGCTCGCGCCGCCCGGCACGCCGCAGCTTGCGGTTGGCGCGACTGGTGTCTTCCTCGGCGATCTTGGCCGAGTCAAGCAGCAGCACCTCAGCCAGTTCGAGCGTGGCCGGCGTGCCGTAGAGCGGCGCCCGCGAGCCGTGCGCAGTGAGCAATGGCAGGCGGCCGGAGTGGTCGACATGGGCATGCGTCAGCACGCCCGCGACCAGTCGCTTGGGTTCCACCGGCTCGATCACGCGGTTGCGGCCTTCGATGTCACGTCCGCCCTGGAACATGCCGAAATCGACCAGCACCCGCGCCTGTTCGGTCTCAAGCCAGTACCCCGAACCAGTCACCTCACCGACTGCACCGCAAAACCGTACGCTGACCATCGCACTGCCCCCCGGCTCGCGCCCCAGCCTCAGCGCTGGGCGCCTGCATGCCGAATTGTCCGCCCGCCAGAGGCACGACTCAAGCCGACAGGAGCAATCGCCCCACGCAGCCGAAACTCGGGCTATTGGCCAAATCCCCCGGCGTCACCGTCGCAGGATTGGGCCATGGATCCTCGATCGCCGCGCGGCTGGTCAGCGCGCGCGTTGCACTCGGCGCCCGAAGGTGGCGGATCCGTTCGGCCTGCGCCGCAATGTCGGCATCCCGCTTCCCTGCAGCGGGCGCCATTGCGCGCGTCTGCAGCCCCTGCCCTTCGCCGGCCGTGGGCGCCGGTGGCAATGCCCGGTTCGGCGAGTGATGACGCGCCTCTTCGTACTCCTTCAACAAAGCGAGCCAGTCGATATGCGGGAACGGAACAGGCGGTTGGTCGACCACCTCGATCTGCGGCCGCAGGCGCCCGGCAGGCACCGTG encodes:
- a CDS encoding intradiol ring-cleavage dioxygenase; this translates as MMDSKNTDEPATVSERRRLLGAIGSLGAAVVWGCGGSETGTTATSSTVSTGATDTTSTTTTTGSAGAAGSAGSAGACAIIPQETQGLYPLLAILSNAAMVRQDITEGKTGVPLTLRLKLVNVNGSCAPIANAAVYVWHCDKDGVYSGYSTSTNGNTLGQTFLRGIQVSDTNGEVTFTTIYPGWYAGRITHVHFQIYLADNLQVTATATSQIAFPLADTTAVYNSTLYVSRGQNTSVTSFAADNVFSDGTTYQMAALTGDAANGYTATLTVGIAA
- a CDS encoding Dyp-type peroxidase, producing the protein MSGPQSGILAPLPPAARYLSFSLLQGTDARAALRRLAAEVDGERCVLGIGATLANALGRHIEGLTTFPNFSAAGVELPATPAALWLWLRGEDRAALLQRERHITALLADTFVLEHSLEAFVHGGGRDLTGYEDGTENPQGDAAVAAAIVAEDVPTLAGSSFVAVQQWLHDFKRFEAMPKSMQDNVIGRERESNEELDDAPDCAHVKRTAQESFSPEAFVLRRSMAWIEGDRGGLQFVAFGASFAAFEAQLRRMCGAEDGIVDGLFRFTRPLTGAYFWCPPMRAGAPDLRLLGV
- a CDS encoding FeoA family protein is translated as MSPNEMRLADATPGATVRFRGFDATLDTLLQDQFLAYGIAVGQALSVLQQRPLTIIQCDHTELAVESVVARAMVVAPA
- the feoB gene encoding ferrous iron transport protein B, translating into MTHCTNDTATLDRQAASAADGATPGVFALVGNPNVGKSVVFHRLTGTYVNVSNYPGTTVDVSRASARFERGAEVLDTPGVLALPARSDDEHATMRALLHENLRALVQVGDAKNLRRTLALSLVFADLGLPWVLALNMADEARARGVGVDLQGLSKAIGAPVIETVATSGEGLQRLPEALKHAYASQGPAHRFRYPDAVEAVVMQAADWITARLPKTPLAPRGLAVLFLGRDAEVERWLAAHLGAEAQQLIALREAAESASPEPLSTALAQARAAEADRLAGAYLRKEVPKAKLLSTRLGRLAVHRIWGLPILLLVLFAVYEFVGVFGASFLVGLTEKNLFGEILNPAMEGFVRAHVPWQWVADLMVGQYGLWTMGMTYALALILPIVTTFFLAFGVLEDSGYFSRLSVLANRAFSLIGLNGRAVLPMVLGLGCVTMATLTTRILHTKRERVISTFLLALAIPCSAQLGVVMGMLSGISFSATLIWLSSVVLILLTSGWLAAKLIPGRRIPLVTEMPPMRLPVIGNVMKKTAGRLKWYLVEVIPLFLFGTLLMFVLDRVGALPWIIEKGEPLVTGWLGLPKEASAAFVMGFLRRDFGATGLFALGHQLSPLQTVVGMITITLFVPCIASVMIVIKEQGGKIAAAMLGLIMPTAFLVGGIFNMILKHFW
- a CDS encoding oxidoreductase, which encodes MPTPQTRTALIAGATGLVGRELLAMLLASPEYGRVVALVRRPTGLQHAKLHEQIVDFSALPSDTPDLRADDVFCCLGTTIRVAGSQAAFRAVDHDYPLALGLLARKMGAQHFLLISALGADAASKVFYNRTKGETERDLANLRLPALWCMRPSLLDGHRAESRPGERVALVFGRAVAPLMLGPLRRYRPISTVAVARAMLRCALGEGPAPGAVESEEIARLGEA
- a CDS encoding MBL fold metallo-hydrolase RNA specificity domain-containing protein, which translates into the protein MTGSGYWLETEQARVLVDFGMFQGGRDIEGRNRVIEPVEPKRLVAGVLTHAHVDHSGRLPLLTAHGSRAPLYGTPATLELAEVLLLDSAKIAEEDTSRANRKLRRAGRREQSPLYTVDDVESLVRRFVALPYGEQREIAPGVAIRFFDAGHILGSSSVEMQIAREGKPPLTVVFSGDLGTRDAPILRDPETPPRADVVFLESTYGDRSRPPRADTLASFHALLRRAVAEHRRMIVPAFAVGRTQVLLYELAHAFRDGIVPAFPVFLDSPMAARAGAIYARHGELHDLEAKRLGRRGQLPDTLRVVDSSAESRLLNVSGEFCMIMSAAGMCEGGRVLHHLRHNLWREDVLVILPGYMAPGTLGRQLAEGAREVEIFGETIAVRAEVVQLEGFSAHADREGLLDWLAPLAAGHPRVVLTHGEDPARAGLAAAVHARYGITAETPVAGAVLTLD